In Amia ocellicauda isolate fAmiCal2 chromosome 16, fAmiCal2.hap1, whole genome shotgun sequence, the following proteins share a genomic window:
- the rpe gene encoding ribulose-phosphate 3-epimerase, giving the protein MSYTAKIGPSILNSDLACLGAECSRMLDCGADYLHLDVMDGHFVPNITFGPPVVECLRTQLGPQPFFDMHMMVSRPEQWVRPMAAAGASQYTFHLEATSNPGPLIKDIRESGMKVGLGIKPGTTVEELAPWAAQIDMALVMTVEPGFGGQKFMEDMMPKVNWLRTQFPSLDIEVDGGVGPDSIHKCAEAGANMIVSGSAIMKSADPRSVISLLRAACAEAIQKRSLDR; this is encoded by the exons ATGTCGTACACGGCGAAGATCGGCCCGTCCATCCTGAACAGCGACCTGGCCTGCCTGGGGGCCGAGTGCTCCCGCATGCTGGACTGCGGGGCGGATTACCTGCACCTGGACGTCATGGACGG CCATTTCGTCCCGAACATCACCTTCGGCCCCCCCGTGGTGGAGTGTCTGAGGACCCAGCTCGGCCCGCAGCCCTTTTTTG ACATGCACATGATGGTGTCCCGGCCGGAGCAGTGGGTGCGGCCCATGGCGGCAGCGGGGGCCAGTCAGTACACCTTCCACCTGGAGGCCACCAGCAACCCTGGGCCCCTCATCAAGGACATCCGAGAGAGTGGCATGAAG GTGGGTCTGGGCATCAAGCCGGGCACCACGGTGGAGGAGCTGGCCCCCTGGGCGGCGCAGATCGACATGGCGCTGGTGATGACCGTGGAGCCTGGGTTCGGGGGGCAGAAGTTCATGGAGGACATGATGCCCAAG GTGAACTGGCTGCGAACTCAGTTCCCCTCTCTGGACATTGAGGTGGACGGTGGCGTGGGGCCGGACAGCATTCACAAGTGTGCGGAG gcCGGGGCGAACATGATCGTGTCGGGCAGCGCCATCATGAAGAGTGCCGACCCCCGCTCCGTCATCTCGCTGCTGCGCGCCGCCTGCGCCGAGGCCATCCAGAAGAGATCGCTGGACCGGTGA